A DNA window from Fragaria vesca subsp. vesca linkage group LG3, FraVesHawaii_1.0, whole genome shotgun sequence contains the following coding sequences:
- the LOC101301180 gene encoding uncharacterized protein LOC101301180 has product MRHVYGRPCRSPICWAEVGDSELLGPDIVQERIEKVSIIRDRIRTAQSKQKSYADLKRRQVEFNVGDHVSLKVSPTKGVVRFGKGKLAPRYVGLFEILEKVGDLAYWLALPPIMSEVYNVFLVSLLRKYIPNASHVIDYSTIKMNADATFVVEPVRIMDRSTKRHRRKEVDLVKVCWSHHDEGDASWELESDMRAKYPKLFLG; this is encoded by the coding sequence ATGAGGCACGTCTATGGAAGACCGTGTAGATCTCCTATTTGTTGGGCAGAGGTGGGTGATAGTGAGCTGTTGGGTCCTGATATTGTTCAAGAGAGGATTGAGAAGGTCTCTATTATCCGAGATAGGATCCGAACGGCGCAAAGCAAACAAAAGAGCTATGCCGATTTGAAGAGAAGGCAAGTGGAGTTTAATGTTGGGGATCATGTGTCCTTGAAGGTCTCACCTACAAAAGGAGTAGTGAGATTTGGCAAGGGGAAGTTGGCTCCAAGGTATGTAGGGCTTTTTGAGATTTTGGAGAAAGTAGGAGATTTGGCTTATTGGCTTGCCTTACCTCCTATCATGTCCGAGGTATACAATGTGTTTCTTGTGTCCTTGTTAAGGAAGTATATTCCGAATGCATCACATGTGATTGACTATAGTACTATCAAGATGAATGCGGATGCAACCTTTGTTGTTGAACCGGTTCGAATCATGGATAGATCAACCAAGAGGCATCGAAGGAAGGAAGTCGATTTGGTTAAGGTGTGTTGGAGTCACCATGATGAGGGTGATGCATCTTGGGAGTTAGAGTCGGACATGAGGGCTAAGTACCCCAAGTTGTTTTTGGGTTAG